The Malus domestica chromosome 10, GDT2T_hap1 genome contains a region encoding:
- the LOC103429669 gene encoding GDSL esterase/lipase At5g45670-like — translation MIAGTARRMWLVSVVVLAVSLWWSGARAEPQVPCYFIFGDSLVDNGNNNQLQSLARADYLPYGVDFGGPTGRFSNGKTTVDVVAELLGFDDFIPPYATARGQDVLKGVNFASAAAGIREETGRQLGDRITFSGQVKNYQNTVSQVVNLLGDEDQAANYLSKCIYSVGLGSNDYLNNYFMPQFYSTGNQFTPEEYADSLIHDYGQQLTILYNYGARKVVLFGIGQIGCSPNELAQNSPDGSSCVQKINSANQIFNSKLKALANEFNTNLADARFIFVDSYGIFQDIISNPAQYGFRVTNAGCCGVGRNNGQITCLPFQTPCQNRDEYLFWDAFHPTEAGNAVIARRAYSAVQASDAYPVDIRRLALL, via the exons ATGATCGCGGGAACGGCGAGGAGAATGTGGTTGGTTTCCGTGGTGGTTTTGGCCGTGAGCCTGTGGTGGAGTGGCGCTAGGGCTGAACCGCAAGTGCCTTGCTACTTCATTTTTGGGGACTCTTTGGTTGACAATGGTAATAACAACCAGCTTCAGTCCTTGGCCAGAGCTGACTACTTGCCTTATGGGGTCGACTTTGGTGGACCAACCGGAAGATTTTCCAACGGAAAAACCACCGTTGATGTTGTTG CTGAGCTTCTGGGTTTTGATGATTTCATCCCTCCCTATGCAACTGCTAGAGGCCAAGACGTACTGAAAGGAGTTAACTTTGCATCTGCAGCTGCTGGAATTAGAGAAGAAACTGGACGCCAATTG GGTGATCGGATTACATTTAGTGGTCAGGTAAAGAATTACCAAAACACAGTGTCTCAAGTGGTAAACTTACTAGGTGATGAGGACCAAGCTGCAAATTATCTGAGCAAATGCATATACTCAGTTGGATTAGGCAGCAACGATTACCTTAACAACTATTTTATGCCCCAGTTTTACTCCACCGGCAACCAATTTACCCCGGAGGAATATGCTGATTCGCTCATTCACGATTACGGTCAACAGCTGACG ATTTTGTACAATTATGGAGCAAGGAAGGTTGTGTTGTTTGGAATTGGTCAAATAGGTTGCAGTCCAAATGAATTGGCACAAAATAGCCCAGATGGTTCCTCATGCGTGCAAAAAATAAACTCTGcaaaccaaattttcaatagCAAGCTCAAGGCACTTGCCAATGAATTCAACACTAATCTAGCAGATGCAAGATTTATCTTCGTAGACTCTTATGGCATTTTCCAGGACATAATAAGCAACCCTGCACAATATG GATTTAGAGTTACAAACGCAGGGTGCTGTGGGGTAGGGAGGAACAATGGCCAAATTACATGTCTTCCTTTCCAAACTCCATGCCAAAATAGGGATGAGTATCTATTTTGGGATGCATTTCATCCAACTGAGGCTGGCAATGCTGTTATAGCAAGGAGAGCATACAGCGCCGTTCAGGCCTCGGACGCTTACCCTGTCGATATACGCCGGCTTGCCCTTCTTTAA
- the LOC103429666 gene encoding uncharacterized protein: protein MAKTTPSRPTLLFLTVLLLTTAQPSQSFSYSQYRTLFSLAHSLMTRVANLRASRGDISGSERARAVASKLERGLEMGVWGFMRSAGWDYLRNYAWRDFPYTEVVYAVSDANELLRWLGDLTQRKSDSDRAAWVAQNYQSILRVSNSLLRRLLKVFYHSGALRDLVKTVQSEVVEGELLRDCLELGSNDLQGVVQILKDLGLKYGSTNHQEL, encoded by the exons ATGGCGAAAACGACGCCGTCGCGCCCCACCCTTCTCTTCCTCACCGTTCTCCTCCTGACCACAGCACAGCCCTCCCAATCCTTCTCCTACTCTCAGTACCGAACCCTCTTCTCCCTCGCCCACTCGCTCATGACGCGCGTGGCCAACCTCCGCGCATCACGCGGCGACATTTCGGGATCGGAGCGGGCCAGGGCCGTCGCGTCGAAGCTGGAGCGGGGGCTCGAGATGGGCGTGTGGGGGTTCATGCGGTCCGCCGGCTGGGACTACCTCAGGAACTACGCGTGGAGGGACTTCCCCTATACGGAGGTGGTATACGCCGTTTCGGACGCGAACGAGTTGCTGAGGTGGCTGGGTGACTTGACTCAGAGGAAATCGGATTCCGATAGAGCCGCTTGGGTCGCTCAGAATTACCAAAGTATCCTCAGGGTTTCCAATTCGCTGCTCCGTCGGCTCCTCAAAGTGTTCTATCATTCG GGAGCGTTGAGAGACTTGGTGAAGACGGTGCAGAGCGAGGTGGTGGAGGGCGAACTATTGAGGGattgtcttgaattgggctCCAATGATTTGCAAGGTGTTGTTCAGATCCTCAAGGATTTGGGATTGAAATACGGTTCCACCAACCATCAAGAACTATGA
- the LOC103429665 gene encoding alpha,alpha-trehalose-phosphate synthase [UDP-forming] 1-like: protein MPGNNYNCNPSTPRSRLERLLRERELRRSNRVSQSNEDGNRQAEFVGSDAFFTEGENLGVSSEDDFPEGVSATKIFIDGCEWKEGRPPKQRLLVVANRLPVSAVRKGEDSWQLEISVGGLVSALLGVKEFDARWIGWAGVNVPDSVGQKALTKALAEKRCIPVFLDEEIVHQYYNGYCNNILWPLFHYLGLPQEDRLATTRSFQSQFDAYKKANQMFADVVHEHYQEGDVVWCHDYHLMFLPKCLKEHNNKMKVGWFLHTPFPSSEIHRTLPSRSELLRSVLAADLVGFHTYDYARHFVSACTRILGLEGTPEGVENQGKLTRVAAFPIGIDSDRFIRALELPQVQDHMKELKERFAGRKVMLGVDRLDMIKGIPQKILAFEKFLEENLNWRDKVVLLQIAVPTRTDVPEYQKLTSQVHEIVGRINGRFGTLTAVPIHHLDRSLDFHALCALYAVTDVALVTSLRDGMNLVSYEFVACQASKKGVLILSEFAGAAQSLGAGAILVNPWNITEVAASIGYALNMAADEREKRHHHNFMHVTTHTSQEWAATFVSELNDTIVEAQLRTRQVPPILPIKVAVDRYLQSSNRLLILGFNATLTEPKDTFGRRGGQIREMELKLHPDLKEPLKKICDDSKTTIVVLSGSDRSVLDYNFGDYNMWLAAENGMFLRLTMGEWMTTMPENLNMDWVDSVKHVFEYFTERTPRSHFELRETSLVWNYKYADIEFGRLQARDLLQHLWTGPISNASVDVVQGGRSVEVRAVGVTKGAAIDRILGEIVHNKGMKAPIDYVLCIGHFLPKDEDVYTFFEPELPVEAPPTVPTRPPSPTPGMSSAPLPRISTSKSNSKAARLKKQRSLSTLEKRASIHAIGSAWRPTLMRDKMSLHEGSSVLDLKGDNYFSCAVGRKRSSARYLLGSSDDVVTLLKELAEGS from the exons ATGCCAGGAAATAATTATAACTGCAATCCTTCCACACCAAGAAGTAGATTGGAAAGGCTTCTCAGGGAAAGAGAGCTAAGGAGATCAAACCGCGTTTCGCAATCAAATGAAGATGGAAACAGACAGGCAGAATTCGTAGGGAGTGATGCATTTTTCACCGAGGGTGAAAATTTAGGTGTATCCAGTGAGGACGATTTTCCGGAAGGAGTTTCAGCAACAAAAATTTTTATTGATGGATGTGAATGGAAAGAGGGACGGCCTCCTAAACAGCGTTTACTGGTGGTGGCTAATAGGTTACCTGTCTCTGCTGTTAGGAAGGGAGAGGACTCATGGCAGCTTGAGATAAGTGTCGGAGGACTAGTCAGTGCACTTTTAG GCGTGAAGGAGTTCGATGCCAGGTGGATTGGTTGGGCTGGTGTAAATGTACCAGATAGTGTTGGACAAAAAGCATTGACTAAAGCTTTAGCTGAAAAG AGGTGCATCCCGGTGTTTCTTGACGAAGAAATTGTTCATCAATATTACAATGGCTACTGTAACAACATCTTGTGGCCTCTTTTCCATTATCTTGGACTTCCACAAGAAGACCGCCTTGCAACCACCCGAAGTTTCCAATCTCAGTTTGATGCGTATAAGAAGGCAAACCAAATGTTTGCTGATGTTGTACATGAACACTACCAGGAGGGGGATGTCGTTTGGTGCCATGATTACCACCTAATGTTTCTTCCTAAATGCCTAAAAGAACAtaacaacaaaatgaaagttgGTTGGTTTCTCCATACACCTTTTCCTTCCTCAGAAATACATAGGACGCTGCCATCTCGGTCAGAACTATTGAGATCGGTTCTTGCTGCTGATTTGGTTGG TTTCCATACATATGATTATGCAAGGCACTTTGTCAGTGCTTGCACTCGTATTCTTGGTTTAGAGGGTACACCTGAAGGAGTAGAGAATCAAGGAAAGCTGACTCGCGTGGCCGCG TTTCCAATTGGGATAGACTCAGACAGATTTATCCGAGCTCTAGAACTACCTCAAGTCCAGGACCACATGAAAGAACTGAAAGAAAGATTTGCTGGAAGAAAA GTAATGTTGGGTGTTGATCGTCTCGATATGATCAAGGGGATTCCTCAAAAGATTTTGGCGTTTGAGAAATTTCTCGAGGAAAACCTGAACTGGCGTGATAAAGTAGTCTTGCTGCAAATTGCTGTACCAACAAGAACAGACGTTCCTGAGT ATCAAAAGCTCACGAGTCAGGTTCATGAGATTGTCGGACGCATTAATGGGAGGTTTGGAACTCTTACTGCTGTTCCAATACATCATCTG GATCGATCTCTTGACTTTCACGCATTATGTGCACTATACGCTGTTACTG ATGTAGCGCTTGTTACATCTTTAAGGGATGGAATGAATCTTGTGAGCTATGAGTTTGTTGCTTGTCAAGCTTCCAAGAAAGGAGTTCTCATTTTAAGCGAG TTTGCAGGTGCAGCACAGTCTCTTGGTGCTGGGGCTATATTAGTGAATCCTTGGAATATCACTGAAGTCGCAGCTTCCATAGGTTATGCTTTGAATATGGCAGCTGATGAAAGAGAAAAGCGTCACCATCATAACTTCATGCACGTAACAACTCACACGTCGCAAGAGTGGGCTGCAACCTTTGTAAG TGAACTCAATGATACAATTGTCGAAGCTCAACTAAGGACGAGACAGGTTCCCCCCATACTTCCAATCAAAGTAGCAGTTGATCGTTATTTGCAATCCAGCAATCGATTACTTATACTG GGATTCAATGCCACTTTAACTGAACCGAAAGACACGTTTGGGAGAAGGGGTGGCCAAATCAGAGAAATGGAACTTAAATTGCACCCAGATCTCAAGGAACCCTTGAAAAAAATTTGTGATGACTCTAAGACAACAATTGTTGTTCTCAGTGGAAGTGACAGAAGCGTCTTGGACTAT AACTTCGGTGATTACAACATGTGGTTGGCAGCAGAAAATGGGATGTTCTTACGTCTTACAATGGGAGAATGGATGACAACAATGCCAGAAAATTTGAATATGGATTGGGTTGACAGCGTCAAG CATGTTTTTGAGTACTTTACTGAGAGAACACCACGGTCACATTTTGAGCTTCGTGAAACTTCACTTGTATGGAACTACAAGTATGCAG ATATTGAGTTTGGAAGGCTCCAAGCGAGAGATCTGCTGCAGCATCTGTGGACAGGCCCGATCTCAAATGCATCTGTTGATGTCGTCCAAGGTGGTCGATCTGTGGAGGTCCGAGCAGTTGGTGTTACAAAG GGTGCAGCTATCGATCGTATTTTAGGAGAAATAGTTCATAACAAAGGCATGAAGGCACCGATCGATTATGTCCTCTGCATTGGACACTTTCTACCAAAG GACGAAGATGTCTATACATTTTTTGAACCAGAGCTTCCTGTTGAGGCACCTCCAACTGTTCCTACAAGACCTCCTTCACCCACTCCAGGCATGTCATCTGCGCCACTGCCAAGGATTTCAACGAGTAAAAGTAACTCAAAGGCAGCTCGCCTTAAGAAACAACGGTCCTTGTCAACCTTAGAAAAGAGAGCTAGTATCCATGCAATCGGGAGTGCTTGGAGGCCAACGTTAATGCGTGATAAAATGTCACTCCACGAAGGTTCTTCCGTGCTTGACCTCAAGGGTGACAATTACTTCTCATGCGCTGTTGGGCGAAAGAGATCAAGTGCACGATATCTCCTTGGATCGTCAGACGACGTTGTCACACTGTTGAAAGAGCTGGCTGAAGGTTCATGA